The Euphorbia lathyris chromosome 4, ddEupLath1.1, whole genome shotgun sequence genomic interval GCAAACAATTGAAAAAAATGTCAATCTCAGAGGTCATTCAGCAAAAATAACAATACTTCATTGATGCGCTTTTTACAATTGTTGGAAATAACAGAAATATGCCATGAGCCATTCAAGGATATAAACTTGAATGAAATCTTGTATGCAAATGGAACTAATAAAAAACTGCAATATTGTCAAGATTACAATTTAAAGTACACTAATTTGCAACTGAATTCAGCACAAATGGGAAAagggcaataaagaacctaaaaactttaaaaataaaaagggaaacGGAGACACTTGTTCATAGATTAATCGAAAATAAGACATTTATGAACTGCTCAAAATTCATATCATAGCATAATAAGGCTAAAAACACACTTGAAAACTTACTTCAAAACATGAGAAGCCATCAACAATTCTGGTTCTCCACCCCATACATAAGGTTGTTCAATTCTTTTGACATATGCATCAAAATCCCCTTCTATAAACCTAAATGCATTTTATAAACCACAAAGTTAGCATGGTTCTTACTCATTATGCATTAGCAAGCAATAACAAATAGTTTGCAAATTAACAAGCACAAATAAAGTCTAGTCTACCATTCAGATTCTTCTCGCCTCGTTAAAAGCTCATTCACCACctacaaaatcaaaatttgatAGCAACAGATTGAAGCATCTAAACAAGTATTTTGACATGAATAAGATAAAATTGAACTCACTTGAGCTCTTAATTCATCAGCAAGTTCCCTCTGCCGCATTTCATCTGGAGCTTCTTCACCACTTCTCAAACAAGCCACATGAGCTATAGCTCTAAAGAGGCATCTTCCATCGGCTAGCACTCCTGCACCACTAATTCTGTTATATTCTATCATTCAATAACTTCTGCTTCTATTCATTTATGGAATTCACAATAACTATAATATCAATCAGAAACAAATTGACAAATCTGTGTAAATAAAAACTTCAAAACgaaatggaagaaaaaaaaatgcataaaattACAGAGTTTAACCACCTGTAACCTTGAAATCAGACCTATCTTCTTGTAAACCAGAAGTCACAACACCAATTGAATCGGAGCCATCGGTCTTATCACCAGCAACGGCGGTCTCGGAATTAAGGTCAGCCAGAAGGTCTATAGGAGCGAGGCAAGCACATACACCGAACAGCAGCCAAACAGAGTCAGGCCGGTGAAGCCAGCGGGCAGGCCTAGCATCCCAGGCGACGTTCCACGATCCTTCTCCTCTAGGCTCGGCCAACATCCGTCGGACATGACTCCTCTTAAACCCCGACGGCTGGATCAAGTGCCATATGGAGGGCGCACCGCCACTCGAGCCGACAAAGCGACAGGAGCTGGAGTGGTGGCGGTGGCGGCTGGAGATGGAGGAATCGGAAAAGTGTGATGGAGCTTCCAATAGGCGATTGTTGTGCGCCGGCGAGAAGCCGTGGAAGTGAGTAAGAGAGTTGAGGATCCAAGGCTTGGGGCGTGCACAAAGTACACCAAGCATATCAGTGGTGGTTGATGCTATTTTGCACCTGCCAGGTAATCGGCCCTCCTTAACCTACGCACCCATAGCTGATATTCTACAAGCTTTTTATACAGAGACTCTCAAAATGGTAGAGAGAGAAGCTAACATTTGAAGATGGCAATTTttatcttttcttcttcttttcaaGCAAAACCTCAAGATTTACTAGAGCTAGAAAAATATTTAAAGAtgtcaatttttattttgtttccacatttatttattattattattattattattattatctcatcttttattttttaattcatttgAGGCCGTTTGGTTATATGTTTATATTTGctatttgatttgtttttaaatgtttGCTGTTTATATTAGTTCATTTTTTCTGTTAAAAAAgctattttcaatttttattaaacaTCTTTTTCTTTGTCTCGTGTTGAgaatttaaaagataaaaaacagtttgaaaaatagaaataacCAGTTACTGAATTCTTGATTTTATTTAGATATTTAcatttattttttagaacaataaattat includes:
- the LOC136226454 gene encoding uncharacterized protein, which translates into the protein MLGVLCARPKPWILNSLTHFHGFSPAHNNRLLEAPSHFSDSSISSRHRHHSSSCRFVGSSGGAPSIWHLIQPSGFKRSHVRRMLAEPRGEGSWNVAWDARPARWLHRPDSVWLLFGVCACLAPIDLLADLNSETAVAGDKTDGSDSIGVVTSGLQEDRSDFKVTGVLADGRCLFRAIAHVACLRSGEEAPDEMRQRELADELRAQVVNELLTRREESEWFIEGDFDAYVKRIEQPYVWGGEPELLMASHVLKTMISVFMIDRTSGNLVNIANYGEEYQKDEVNPINVLFHGYGHYDILETLGQNYQKVSI